A region from the Pseudomonas cucumis genome encodes:
- the trpB gene encoding tryptophan synthase subunit beta produces the protein MTQTNLRNGPDANGLFGAFGGRYVAETLMPLILDLAREYEAAKEDPAFKEELAYFQRDYVGRPSPLYFAERLTEFCGGAKIYLKREELNHTGAHKINNCIGQILLARRMGKKRIIAETGAGMHGVATATVAARFGLDCVIYMGTTDIERQQANVFRMKLLGAEVIPVVAGTGTLKDAMNEALRDWVTNVDSTFYLIGTVAGPHPYPAMVRDFQAVIGKETREQLQAQEGRLPDSLVACIGGGSNAMGLFHPFLDDKSVEIIGVEAAGYGIETGKHAASLNGGVPGVLHGNRTFLLQDDDGQIIDAHSISAGLDYPGIGPEHAWLHDIGRVQYTSVTDDEALDAFHKCCRLEGIIPALESAHALAEVFKRAPALSKDHLMVVNLSGRGDKDMQTVMHHMEHSQQEQSKQEKH, from the coding sequence ATGACCCAGACTAATCTGCGCAACGGCCCCGACGCCAACGGCCTGTTTGGCGCGTTCGGCGGCCGCTACGTCGCCGAAACCCTGATGCCGTTGATCCTCGATCTGGCCCGCGAATACGAAGCGGCCAAGGAAGATCCGGCGTTCAAAGAAGAATTGGCCTACTTCCAGCGTGATTACGTCGGACGTCCAAGCCCACTGTATTTCGCCGAGCGTCTGACAGAGTTCTGTGGCGGCGCGAAGATTTATCTCAAACGCGAAGAGCTGAACCACACTGGCGCGCACAAGATCAACAACTGCATCGGCCAGATCCTGCTGGCGCGGCGTATGGGCAAGAAGCGCATCATCGCTGAGACCGGCGCTGGCATGCACGGCGTGGCGACCGCCACCGTGGCCGCGCGTTTCGGCCTCGATTGCGTGATCTACATGGGCACCACTGACATCGAACGTCAGCAAGCCAATGTGTTCCGCATGAAGCTGCTGGGTGCCGAAGTGATCCCGGTGGTCGCTGGCACTGGCACCCTCAAAGACGCAATGAACGAAGCCCTGCGTGACTGGGTGACCAACGTCGACAGCACCTTCTACCTGATTGGCACTGTGGCTGGCCCACACCCTTACCCTGCCATGGTTCGCGACTTTCAGGCGGTCATCGGCAAGGAAACCCGCGAGCAGTTGCAAGCTCAGGAAGGCCGTCTGCCGGACAGTCTGGTGGCGTGCATCGGTGGTGGTTCCAATGCCATGGGCCTGTTCCACCCGTTCCTCGATGACAAGAGCGTCGAGATCATCGGCGTCGAAGCTGCCGGTTACGGCATCGAAACCGGCAAGCATGCGGCCAGCCTGAACGGCGGTGTACCGGGCGTGCTGCACGGCAACCGTACTTTCCTGTTGCAGGACGATGACGGCCAGATCATCGACGCTCACTCGATTTCCGCCGGCCTCGACTATCCGGGCATCGGCCCGGAACACGCTTGGTTGCATGACATCGGCCGCGTCCAGTACACCTCGGTGACTGACGACGAAGCCCTCGACGCGTTCCACAAATGCTGCCGTCTGGAAGGGATTATTCCTGCACTGGAAAGCGCCCATGCCCTGGCTGAAGTGTTCAAACGCGCACCAGCGCTGTCGAAAGATCACTTGATGGTGGTCAACCTGTCCGGCCGTGGCGATAAAGACATGCAGACCGTCATGCACCACATGGAACACTCTCAACAAGAGCAATCCAAGCAGGAGAAACACTGA
- a CDS encoding NAD(P)(+) transhydrogenase (Re/Si-specific) subunit beta: MSMNLVTTLYLIASICFIQALKGLSHPTTSRRGNVYGMLGMALAILTTVGLIYKLGAELATAGIGYVIVGLLVGGTAGSIMAKRVEMTKMPELVAFMHSMIGMAAVFIAIAAVVEPQSLGIVKQLGDSIPAGNRLELFLGAAIGAITFSGSVIAFGKLSGKYKFRLFQGAPVQFSGQHKLNLLLGLATLALGITFMLTGNLSAFALMLVLAFVMGVLIIIPIGGADMPVVVSMLNSYSGWAAAGIGFSLNNSMLIIAGSLVGSSGAILSYIMCKAMNRSFFNVLLGGFGNTADAAGPAGSKEARPVKSGSADDATFLLTNADTVIIVPGYGLAVARAQHALKELTEKLTHRGVTVKYAIHPVAGRMPGHMNVLLAEAEVPYDQVFEMEDINSEFGQADVVLVLGANDVVNPAAKNDPKSPIAGMPILEAFKAKTIIVNKRSMASGYAGLDNELFYLDKTMMVFGDAKKVIEDMVKAVE; the protein is encoded by the coding sequence ATGAGCATGAATCTGGTAACGACGCTCTACCTGATCGCGTCGATCTGCTTCATCCAGGCCCTCAAAGGCCTGTCGCACCCAACCACGTCGCGGCGCGGCAATGTCTACGGCATGCTCGGCATGGCGTTGGCGATCCTCACTACCGTGGGCCTCATCTATAAGCTGGGCGCTGAGCTTGCTACTGCCGGCATCGGTTATGTCATCGTAGGTCTGCTGGTCGGCGGCACCGCCGGTTCGATCATGGCCAAACGCGTTGAAATGACCAAGATGCCGGAACTGGTCGCCTTCATGCACAGCATGATCGGTATGGCCGCAGTGTTCATCGCTATTGCGGCGGTGGTCGAGCCGCAATCCCTGGGCATCGTCAAGCAACTGGGTGATTCCATCCCTGCCGGCAACCGTCTGGAGCTGTTCCTCGGCGCGGCCATCGGTGCAATCACCTTCTCCGGTTCGGTGATCGCGTTCGGCAAGCTATCGGGCAAGTACAAGTTCCGTCTGTTCCAGGGCGCACCAGTACAGTTCAGCGGTCAGCACAAGCTGAACCTGCTGCTGGGTCTGGCGACGCTGGCACTCGGCATCACGTTCATGCTGACCGGCAATCTCAGCGCTTTCGCGTTGATGCTTGTTCTGGCCTTCGTGATGGGCGTGCTGATCATCATCCCGATCGGCGGTGCAGACATGCCCGTCGTGGTGTCGATGCTCAACAGTTACTCCGGCTGGGCCGCAGCGGGTATCGGCTTCTCGCTGAACAACTCGATGCTGATCATTGCCGGCTCGCTGGTCGGTTCGTCCGGTGCGATCCTCTCGTACATCATGTGCAAGGCGATGAACCGTTCGTTCTTCAACGTGCTGCTTGGCGGTTTCGGCAACACAGCAGATGCCGCTGGCCCGGCAGGCTCGAAAGAAGCCCGCCCGGTGAAATCCGGCTCGGCTGACGACGCAACCTTCCTGCTGACCAACGCCGACACGGTGATCATCGTTCCGGGCTATGGCCTGGCAGTGGCCCGCGCGCAGCACGCATTGAAAGAGCTGACCGAGAAGCTGACCCACCGCGGCGTGACCGTGAAGTATGCGATTCACCCGGTTGCGGGTCGGATGCCTGGCCACATGAACGTATTGCTGGCCGAGGCCGAAGTGCCTTACGACCAGGTGTTCGAGATGGAAGACATCAACTCCGAGTTCGGCCAGGCTGACGTGGTGCTGGTACTGGGCGCCAACGACGTGGTCAACCCGGCGGCCAAGAACGACCCGAAATCGCCGATTGCCGGCATGCCGATTCTCGAGGCGTTCAAAGCCAAGACCATCATCGTCAACAAGCGCTCGATGGCCAGCGGCTATGCCGGTCTGGACAACGAGCTGTTCTACCTGGACAAGACCATGATGGTTTTCGGCGACGCCAAGAAAGTCATTGAAGACATGGTCAAAGCCGTCGAGTAA
- a CDS encoding NAD(P) transhydrogenase subunit alpha has protein sequence MEELISPGIYNLIIFVLAIYVGYHVVWNVTPALHTPLMAVTNAISAIVIVGAMLAAALTVTPLGKTMGTLAVALAAVNVFGGFLVTRRMLEMFKKKAPKAVQEEAPK, from the coding sequence ATGGAAGAGCTTATCTCCCCCGGTATCTACAACCTGATCATCTTCGTGCTGGCGATTTATGTCGGTTATCACGTGGTGTGGAACGTTACACCTGCACTGCACACGCCGTTGATGGCCGTGACCAACGCCATTTCGGCGATTGTGATCGTCGGCGCCATGCTGGCGGCAGCTTTGACCGTGACCCCACTGGGCAAGACCATGGGCACCCTGGCGGTGGCTCTGGCGGCAGTGAACGTGTTCGGTGGTTTCCTGGTCACCCGTCGCATGCTTGAGATGTTCAAGAAAAAAGCCCCGAAAGCCGTACAAGAAGAGGCGCCCAAGTAA
- a CDS encoding Re/Si-specific NAD(P)(+) transhydrogenase subunit alpha — protein sequence MHIGVPLETQTGETRVAATPETIKKLIGQGHKVTVQSGAGINASVVDSAYEAAGATIGSANDAFGAELILKVVAPSDSELTLIKSGTVVVGMLNPFSNETIAKMAECGITAFALEAAPRTSRAQSLDVLSSQANIAGYKAVLLAAHYYPRFMPMLMTAAGTVKAARVLILGAGVAGLQAIATAKRLGAVIEASDVRPAVKEQIESLGAKFVDVPYETDEERECAVGVGGYARPMPASWMQRQALAVHERAKQADIVITTALIPGRKAPTLLSAETVAQMKPGSVVIDLAAAQGGNCPLTVADQVVVENGVTICGPTNLAGAVAADASALYARNLLDFLKLVFNKEGQFEVNLEDDIVAACLMCRDGQVIRKNA from the coding sequence GTGCACATTGGTGTTCCTCTCGAAACCCAGACGGGTGAAACACGGGTTGCTGCAACCCCGGAAACCATCAAGAAGCTGATCGGCCAGGGTCATAAAGTCACTGTGCAAAGCGGCGCCGGTATTAACGCCAGCGTCGTCGACAGTGCTTATGAAGCGGCAGGCGCGACCATTGGCAGTGCCAATGATGCATTTGGCGCAGAGCTGATTCTCAAGGTGGTCGCCCCCAGCGACAGTGAACTGACGCTGATAAAAAGCGGCACCGTTGTGGTGGGCATGCTCAATCCGTTCAGCAATGAAACCATTGCCAAGATGGCAGAGTGCGGCATTACCGCGTTTGCACTGGAGGCCGCGCCGCGCACCTCCCGTGCTCAGAGCCTGGATGTGTTGTCCTCCCAGGCGAACATCGCCGGCTATAAAGCCGTGTTGCTGGCTGCTCACTACTACCCACGCTTCATGCCGATGCTGATGACCGCTGCGGGCACCGTGAAAGCGGCGCGTGTGCTGATTCTTGGCGCTGGCGTAGCCGGTTTGCAGGCGATTGCCACGGCGAAACGTCTGGGTGCAGTCATCGAAGCGTCCGACGTGCGTCCTGCCGTGAAGGAACAGATCGAATCCCTGGGTGCGAAATTCGTCGATGTGCCGTACGAAACCGATGAAGAGCGCGAATGCGCCGTCGGTGTCGGTGGTTACGCACGTCCCATGCCGGCCAGCTGGATGCAGCGCCAAGCCTTGGCCGTGCACGAACGCGCCAAGCAGGCTGACATTGTCATCACCACCGCACTGATCCCGGGCCGCAAGGCGCCGACACTGTTGAGCGCCGAAACCGTGGCGCAGATGAAGCCAGGCTCGGTGGTCATCGATCTCGCGGCAGCCCAGGGCGGCAACTGCCCGCTGACCGTGGCCGATCAGGTGGTCGTCGAGAATGGCGTGACCATTTGCGGCCCGACTAACCTGGCCGGCGCAGTTGCGGCAGATGCTTCGGCGCTGTACGCGCGCAACCTGCTGGACTTCCTGAAGCTGGTCTTCAACAAAGAAGGCCAGTTTGAAGTGAACCTCGAAGACGACATCGTCGCCGCGTGCCTGATGTGCCGCGACGGCCAAGTCATCCGCAAAAACGCCTAA
- a CDS encoding DUF2388 domain-containing protein, protein MSRLRLLSAAALLAMAANAHATSFIVTTDSIVGGLKASSDATSDVSSSFRDDKIVRAARDDAASFVASEGAIRGVKLESALDHIRQQTPQLNATDAQLAQAILTI, encoded by the coding sequence ATGTCTCGTCTTCGTCTGCTCAGCGCTGCCGCCCTGCTTGCCATGGCTGCCAATGCCCACGCCACCAGCTTTATCGTGACCACCGATTCCATCGTTGGTGGCCTGAAGGCGTCTTCCGACGCAACGTCGGATGTCTCGTCGTCCTTTCGTGACGACAAAATCGTCCGTGCTGCTCGTGACGATGCCGCCAGCTTCGTCGCCAGTGAAGGCGCCATTCGTGGTGTGAAACTGGAAAGCGCTCTCGACCATATCCGCCAACAGACGCCACAACTGAATGCGACCGACGCACAGCTGGCCCAGGCCATCCTGACGATCTAA
- a CDS encoding acetyl-CoA hydrolase/transferase family protein gives MYRDRIRLPSLLDKVMSAADAAALIQDGMTVGMSGFTRAGEAKAVPHALAERAKVTPLKITLMTGASLGNDLDKQLTEAGVLSRRMPFQVDSTLRKAINAGEVMFIDQHLSETVELLRNQQLKLPDIAVIEAVAITEHGHIVPTTSVGNSASFAIFAKHVIVEINLAHNPNLEGLHDIYIPTYRPTRTPIPLVKVDDRIGSTAIPIPPEKIVAIVITNQSDSPSTVLPPDSDTQAIADHLIDFFKQEVAAGRMTNKLGPLQAGIGTIANSVMCGLIDSPFEDLTMYSEVLQDSTFDLIDAGKLSFASGSSITLSSRRNADVFGNLEHYKDKLVLRPQEISNHPEVVRRLGIIGVNTALEFDLYGNVNSTHVCGTRMMNGIGGSGDFARNAHLAIFVTKSIAKGGAISSVVPMVSHVDHTEHDVDILVTEIGLADLRGLAPRERARVIIDNCVHPDYRPALNDYFTAACAVGGHTPHILRDALSWHINLEETGRMLAM, from the coding sequence ATGTACCGTGACCGTATTCGCTTGCCTTCATTGTTGGACAAGGTGATGAGCGCCGCCGACGCTGCCGCTCTGATTCAGGACGGCATGACCGTCGGCATGAGCGGCTTTACCCGAGCCGGCGAAGCCAAGGCTGTGCCTCATGCACTCGCCGAACGCGCCAAGGTCACGCCGCTGAAAATCACCCTGATGACCGGTGCCAGCCTGGGCAACGATCTCGACAAGCAACTGACTGAAGCCGGCGTACTGTCGCGACGCATGCCGTTCCAGGTGGACAGCACCCTGCGCAAGGCGATCAATGCCGGCGAAGTCATGTTCATCGACCAGCACCTGTCGGAAACCGTGGAACTACTGCGTAACCAACAACTCAAGCTACCGGACATCGCGGTGATCGAAGCCGTGGCAATCACCGAGCACGGCCATATCGTGCCGACCACCTCGGTAGGCAACTCGGCCAGCTTCGCGATTTTCGCCAAACACGTGATCGTCGAGATCAACCTCGCGCACAACCCGAATCTCGAAGGTCTGCACGACATCTATATCCCGACCTACCGGCCGACCCGCACGCCTATTCCGCTGGTGAAGGTCGACGACCGCATTGGCAGCACTGCCATCCCGATACCGCCGGAAAAAATCGTCGCGATCGTGATCACCAACCAGTCCGACTCCCCGTCCACTGTCTTGCCGCCAGACAGCGACACCCAGGCCATCGCCGACCACCTGATCGATTTCTTCAAACAAGAAGTGGCTGCCGGGCGCATGACCAACAAGCTCGGCCCGCTGCAAGCCGGTATCGGCACTATCGCCAATTCGGTGATGTGCGGCTTGATCGACTCGCCGTTCGAAGACCTGACCATGTACTCCGAAGTGCTGCAGGATTCGACTTTCGATCTGATCGACGCTGGCAAGCTGAGCTTTGCTTCGGGCAGTTCGATCACTCTGTCGAGCCGGCGCAATGCCGATGTATTCGGGAATCTGGAGCACTATAAGGACAAGCTGGTGCTGCGCCCCCAGGAAATCTCCAATCATCCTGAGGTGGTACGGCGCCTGGGCATTATTGGCGTCAACACTGCGCTGGAGTTCGACCTGTACGGCAACGTCAATTCCACCCACGTCTGTGGCACGCGGATGATGAACGGTATAGGCGGCTCCGGCGATTTCGCGCGCAATGCGCACCTGGCGATCTTTGTCACCAAGTCGATTGCCAAGGGTGGCGCGATTTCCAGCGTGGTCCCCATGGTCAGCCACGTCGACCACACAGAACATGACGTCGACATTCTCGTGACCGAGATAGGTTTGGCCGACCTGCGTGGCCTGGCACCGCGTGAGCGCGCCCGGGTCATCATCGACAACTGCGTTCACCCGGACTATCGCCCGGCCTTGAATGACTACTTCACTGCCGCTTGCGCAGTCGGCGGGCATACTCCGCACATCCTGCGTGATGCCCTGAGTTGGCACATAAACCTGGAAGAAACCGGGCGCATGCTGGCGATGTAA
- the trpA gene encoding tryptophan synthase subunit alpha — protein MSRLQTRFAELKEQNRAALVTFVTAGDPSYDTSLAILKGLPGAGADVIELGMPFTDPMADGPAIQLANIRALGAKQNLAKTLQMVREFREGNSETPLVLMGYFNPIHMYGVPRFIAEAKEAGVDGLIVVDMPPEHNGELCDPAQAAGLDFIRLTTPTTDDVRLPTVLNGSSGFVYYVSVAGVTGAGAATLEHVEEAVTRLRRHTDLPISIGFGIRTPEQAASIARLADGVVVGSALIDHIANASTPDQAVEGVLSLCAALSDGVRKARVS, from the coding sequence ATGAGCCGCCTGCAAACGCGTTTTGCCGAACTCAAGGAACAGAACCGCGCCGCCCTGGTAACCTTCGTGACCGCTGGCGACCCGAGCTACGACACGTCTCTGGCAATCCTCAAAGGCTTGCCAGGAGCGGGCGCCGACGTGATCGAGCTGGGCATGCCTTTCACCGATCCGATGGCCGATGGCCCGGCGATTCAACTGGCGAACATTCGTGCCTTGGGCGCCAAACAGAACCTGGCGAAAACCCTGCAAATGGTTCGCGAGTTCCGCGAAGGCAATAGCGAAACGCCGTTGGTGCTGATGGGTTACTTCAACCCGATTCACATGTACGGCGTGCCGCGTTTCATCGCTGAAGCCAAAGAGGCCGGTGTCGATGGCCTGATCGTGGTCGACATGCCGCCCGAGCATAATGGCGAGCTGTGTGACCCGGCACAGGCGGCGGGCCTGGACTTCATTCGTCTGACCACTCCGACGACTGATGACGTGCGCTTGCCGACTGTATTGAACGGCAGTTCCGGCTTTGTTTACTACGTGTCGGTGGCGGGTGTGACCGGTGCGGGCGCGGCGACTCTGGAACATGTCGAAGAAGCCGTCACCCGTCTGCGTCGCCATACCGATCTGCCGATCAGCATCGGTTTTGGTATCCGCACACCGGAGCAAGCGGCGTCCATCGCGCGTCTGGCCGACGGTGTGGTGGTGGGGTCGGCACTGATCGATCACATCGCCAATGCCTCGACGCCGGATCAGGCTGTGGAGGGCGTACTCAGCCTGTGCGCGGCCTTGTCCGACGGCGTGCGTAAAGCGCGGGTCAGCTGA
- a CDS encoding DUF2388 domain-containing protein, translating into MRSPLIAATLGLLLLADVAQAQTLVATSNIIIRASQRSLDFTSDTTTSIRDSKIVREAHDDAASFVASDGEIRGAHLEAAFDTLRTRIPEARDASDQVLAEAILAL; encoded by the coding sequence ATGCGTAGCCCGCTGATTGCTGCCACCCTTGGCCTGCTGTTGTTGGCCGACGTGGCCCAGGCGCAAACCCTGGTAGCCACCAGTAACATCATCATTCGTGCCTCCCAGCGCTCGCTTGATTTCACATCCGATACCACCACGTCCATCCGTGACTCGAAGATTGTCCGTGAAGCCCACGACGATGCGGCCAGTTTCGTCGCCAGCGACGGTGAAATCCGTGGCGCACACCTGGAGGCGGCCTTCGACACCTTGCGCACCCGCATACCGGAAGCCCGGGACGCCAGTGATCAGGTTCTCGCCGAAGCCATCCTCGCACTGTGA
- a CDS encoding DUF7844 domain-containing protein, whose product MKSLGAWLLAGVVLLLGNTAQAGLQLRLKTDGLSPAQQQASQALLDEAMQALPPRFIEQLDRRIDVGWTDDMPSDAYGQASLVSELDLNRNLLASLTNGSAATQKTYRPHGTVRREMLATVLHELTHIYDRARLWPDAERTLIQRCKQRNSSSGLIGIPDQCRGQTERRWTLSDDPRLLDLAGWPQYVGRRGEREQHNRQIARSPDIYETSSPKEFVAVNMEYFLLDRSYACRRPALYRYYKEHFGWAPAAKDTCAQSFAFLNAGNDFAKQPLGQVDPERVYAVDYLLAEANQNWVSRWGHSMLRLVICAPGRPRGPDCRLDLDQHLVLSYRAFVGDLQLSSWDGLVGKYPSRLFVLPLAQVIDEYTKTELRSLASVPLNLSQSEVEDVVEHAAEMHWSYDGNYYFLSNNCAVEGLKLLRSSTNHAQLVGLDSIMPNGLLEVLKGRGLADTSVLDDPREALRLGYRFDSFRERYQAMFEVLKKHLPIKQDKVEDWLALKADERRKWIDQADLRTSAALLLLEQASFRQQMVLAQDEVKQRYLGARELKNGGMDKANATLQEILANSGFLSRPAELLGTGGYGLPQPNEWTRLESESSLRQKQLQALTGDLDKEVRALLKPSRAAEMAANEANLKQVGEHLRKLHKAAGGLELP is encoded by the coding sequence GTGAAGTCATTAGGCGCCTGGCTGCTGGCCGGGGTTGTGTTGCTGCTTGGCAATACGGCTCAGGCCGGCCTGCAACTACGGCTCAAAACCGACGGTCTGAGCCCCGCGCAACAGCAGGCCAGTCAGGCGCTGCTCGATGAAGCCATGCAAGCTTTACCGCCGCGTTTCATTGAGCAATTGGACCGGCGCATTGACGTCGGCTGGACCGACGACATGCCGAGCGATGCTTACGGCCAGGCGTCGCTGGTGTCCGAACTCGACCTGAATCGCAATTTGCTCGCCAGCCTCACCAACGGCAGCGCCGCGACCCAAAAAACCTATCGCCCCCACGGCACCGTGCGCCGGGAAATGCTCGCCACGGTGTTGCACGAACTCACCCATATTTATGACCGTGCGCGTCTGTGGCCAGACGCCGAGCGCACGCTGATCCAGCGCTGCAAGCAACGCAACAGCAGCTCCGGCCTGATCGGCATCCCCGATCAATGCCGCGGGCAGACGGAACGACGCTGGACCCTCAGCGATGACCCTCGTCTACTGGATTTGGCCGGCTGGCCGCAATACGTCGGTCGGCGCGGCGAACGCGAACAACACAACCGGCAGATTGCCCGCAGCCCGGACATCTACGAGACGAGCAGCCCGAAGGAGTTCGTCGCGGTCAACATGGAGTACTTCCTCCTCGATCGAAGCTATGCCTGCCGTCGCCCTGCGCTGTATCGCTACTACAAAGAACATTTCGGTTGGGCGCCCGCCGCCAAAGACACATGCGCCCAATCATTCGCCTTCCTCAATGCGGGTAACGACTTCGCCAAGCAGCCCCTGGGCCAGGTCGATCCGGAGCGGGTTTATGCTGTTGACTATCTACTGGCAGAAGCCAACCAGAACTGGGTCAGCCGCTGGGGCCACAGCATGCTGCGACTGGTGATCTGTGCACCGGGTCGGCCGCGCGGGCCGGATTGCCGACTGGATCTGGATCAACATCTGGTGTTGTCCTACCGCGCCTTCGTCGGTGACCTACAGCTGTCGAGCTGGGATGGGCTGGTGGGTAAATACCCATCACGCCTGTTTGTCTTGCCGCTGGCCCAAGTCATCGACGAGTACACCAAGACCGAACTGCGCAGTCTGGCCTCGGTGCCGCTGAACCTGTCGCAGAGCGAGGTCGAAGACGTGGTGGAACACGCCGCGGAGATGCACTGGAGCTACGACGGCAACTATTATTTCCTGTCCAACAACTGCGCGGTAGAAGGCCTGAAATTACTGCGCAGCAGCACCAACCATGCGCAACTGGTCGGCCTCGACAGCATCATGCCCAACGGTTTGCTGGAAGTGCTCAAGGGCCGCGGGCTGGCAGATACCAGCGTATTGGATGATCCCCGCGAAGCACTGCGTCTGGGCTATCGCTTCGACTCCTTCCGCGAGCGTTATCAAGCGATGTTCGAAGTGCTGAAAAAGCATTTGCCGATCAAGCAGGACAAGGTCGAGGACTGGCTGGCCTTGAAAGCTGATGAGCGCCGCAAATGGATTGACCAGGCTGATTTGCGCACCAGCGCGGCGTTATTGCTGCTGGAGCAGGCCAGTTTCCGTCAGCAGATGGTGCTGGCCCAGGACGAAGTGAAGCAACGTTATCTGGGCGCTCGGGAATTGAAGAATGGCGGCATGGATAAAGCCAATGCGACCTTACAGGAGATTCTCGCCAACAGCGGCTTCCTCAGCCGTCCGGCCGAACTGCTCGGGACCGGTGGTTATGGTTTGCCGCAACCAAACGAGTGGACGCGCCTGGAGTCGGAAAGCAGCCTGCGCCAGAAGCAGCTGCAAGCGCTGACCGGGGATCTCGACAAGGAAGTGAGGGCGTTGCTCAAGCCGAGTCGTGCCGCCGAGATGGCCGCCAACGAAGCCAACCTGAAGCAAGTTGGCGAACATTTGCGCAAGCTACACAAGGCTGCAGGTGGGTTGGAATTGCCCTGA
- a CDS encoding LysR family transcriptional regulator, whose protein sequence is MSHDLPPLNALRAFEATARLNSVSQAAEQLHVTHGAVSRQLKVLEEHLGVSLFIKDGRGLKLTDAGVRLRDVSGEAFERLRSVCAELTQSTADAPFVLGCSGSLLARWFIPRLGRLNADLPDLRLHLSAGEGDLDPRRPGLDALLVFAEPPWPADMQVYELASERIGPVMSPRFLGYERLQNAPANALLTEPLLHTTSRPQAWPSWAQQSGLDAKALKYGQSFEHLYYLLEAAVAGLGVAIAPEPLVAEDLKAGRLVAPWGFCETPAQLALWLPKRAADGRARQLAQWLKNELHQTS, encoded by the coding sequence ATGAGCCACGACCTTCCTCCGCTGAACGCCCTTCGCGCCTTCGAAGCCACTGCCCGCCTGAACAGCGTCAGTCAGGCCGCCGAACAACTACATGTCACTCATGGCGCGGTCAGCCGACAACTCAAGGTGCTGGAAGAACACCTCGGCGTGAGTCTGTTCATCAAGGATGGACGTGGCCTTAAACTCACAGATGCCGGTGTCCGTTTGCGCGATGTCAGCGGTGAAGCCTTCGAGCGACTGCGCAGCGTTTGCGCCGAATTGACCCAAAGCACCGCCGATGCGCCGTTCGTGCTCGGCTGTTCGGGCAGCCTGCTGGCGCGTTGGTTCATTCCGCGTTTGGGGCGACTCAATGCGGACTTGCCGGATCTGCGCTTGCACCTGTCGGCTGGCGAAGGCGATCTCGACCCTCGGCGGCCCGGCCTGGATGCCTTGCTGGTGTTTGCCGAGCCGCCATGGCCGGCGGACATGCAAGTTTATGAACTGGCCAGCGAACGCATCGGGCCAGTCATGAGCCCACGATTCCTCGGCTACGAAAGGCTGCAGAACGCACCGGCAAACGCACTGTTGACCGAACCCTTGCTGCACACCACCTCACGTCCGCAAGCCTGGCCGAGTTGGGCACAGCAAAGCGGCCTCGACGCCAAGGCGTTGAAGTACGGTCAGAGTTTCGAGCATTTGTATTATTTGCTGGAGGCAGCAGTGGCCGGGCTGGGTGTGGCCATCGCGCCCGAGCCGCTGGTGGCCGAGGACTTGAAAGCCGGTCGCCTGGTTGCGCCATGGGGCTTTTGTGAAACCCCGGCGCAACTGGCGTTGTGGCTACCCAAGCGCGCCGCGGACGGGCGCGCTCGGCAGTTGGCGCAGTGGCTTAAAAACGAACTGCACCAGACCTCTTAA
- a CDS encoding DUF1127 domain-containing protein, which yields MERTLSSELFFEDKAVNTQASMPLRVLANLMLWQRRISSRHQLARLDSRLLADAGISEAQRYEELSKPFWR from the coding sequence ATGGAACGTACACTCAGTTCCGAACTGTTCTTCGAAGACAAAGCTGTAAACACCCAGGCCTCCATGCCTCTGCGTGTTCTCGCCAACCTGATGCTGTGGCAGCGCCGCATCTCCAGCCGCCATCAACTGGCTCGTCTGGATTCGCGTCTGCTGGCTGACGCAGGGATTAGCGAAGCACAACGCTACGAAGAGCTGAGCAAGCCGTTCTGGCGCTAA
- a CDS encoding DUF2388 domain-containing protein produces MRFLSSLSITAVFFAAFWSGPAHAFDAFNLSTQGTVASGYASSMVTSAPFDHKLLIAARDDAAAFIASDGQLRGSQLEAALIYLRRTQPKLHASDLELAQAILVQ; encoded by the coding sequence ATGCGTTTTCTTTCAAGTCTTTCGATCACTGCGGTTTTTTTTGCGGCTTTCTGGTCGGGCCCGGCCCATGCCTTCGATGCTTTCAACCTGTCAACGCAAGGCACCGTGGCCAGTGGTTATGCCAGCAGCATGGTGACCTCCGCCCCCTTCGACCATAAACTGCTGATCGCCGCCCGGGATGACGCTGCCGCGTTCATTGCCAGTGACGGTCAACTGCGAGGATCACAACTGGAGGCCGCCTTGATTTACCTGCGCCGGACCCAGCCAAAACTTCATGCCAGCGACCTTGAACTGGCACAGGCAATTCTCGTCCAATAG